Proteins co-encoded in one Pseudomonas beijingensis genomic window:
- a CDS encoding fatty acid--CoA ligase has protein sequence MLQTRVIPPAEGAYQYPLLIKRLLMSGTRYEKTREIIYRDQLRYSYPTLIERVARLANVLTEAGVKAGDTVAVMDWDSHRYLECMFAIPMIGAVIHTINVRLSPEQIVYTMNHAEDRFVLVNSEFVGLYQAIAGHLTTVDKTLLLTDLPEKTADLPNLVGEYEQLLAAATPTYDFQDFDENSVATTFYTTGTTGNPKGVYFTHRQLVLHTMGVATIMGAIDSVRLLGTNDVYMPITPMFHVHAWGLPYVATMLGLKQVYPGRYDPELLVQLWRKEKVTFSHCVPTILQMVLNAKGAQDTDFGGWKIVIGGSALNRSLYEAAKARGIQLTAAYGMSETGPLVSCAHLNAELMAGSEDERTTYRIKAGVPGPLVEAAIVDAEGRFLPADGETQGELVLRAPWLTEGYFNEPQKGAELWAGGWLHTGDVATLDNMGFIDIRDRIKDVIKTGGEWISSLDLEDLISRHAAVREVAVVGIPDPQWGERPFALLVVREGHEIGARELKEHLKPFVELGHLSKWAIPSQIALVTEIPKTSVGKLDKKRIRVDITEWQSNNSTFLSTL, from the coding sequence ATGTTGCAGACTCGCGTTATTCCTCCAGCCGAAGGCGCCTATCAATACCCGCTGCTGATCAAGCGGCTGCTGATGTCCGGCACGCGTTACGAGAAAACCCGCGAGATCATCTACCGTGACCAACTGCGCTACAGCTATCCGACGCTGATCGAACGGGTCGCGCGCCTGGCCAACGTGTTGACCGAGGCGGGGGTCAAGGCCGGCGATACCGTGGCCGTGATGGACTGGGACAGCCACCGTTACCTGGAATGCATGTTTGCGATCCCGATGATCGGCGCGGTGATCCACACCATCAACGTGCGCCTGTCACCGGAGCAGATCGTCTACACCATGAATCACGCCGAGGACCGCTTCGTGCTGGTCAACAGCGAGTTCGTCGGCTTGTACCAGGCGATCGCCGGGCACCTGACCACGGTGGACAAGACCCTGCTGCTGACCGACCTGCCGGAAAAAACCGCCGACCTGCCGAACCTGGTGGGTGAGTACGAGCAATTGCTGGCCGCCGCCACGCCCACCTACGATTTCCAGGATTTCGACGAAAACTCCGTCGCCACCACGTTCTACACCACCGGCACCACGGGCAACCCCAAGGGCGTGTACTTCACCCATCGGCAACTGGTGCTGCACACCATGGGCGTGGCGACCATCATGGGGGCCATCGACAGCGTGCGGCTGCTGGGCACCAACGACGTGTACATGCCCATCACGCCGATGTTCCATGTCCACGCCTGGGGCCTGCCCTACGTGGCGACCATGCTCGGGCTCAAGCAGGTCTACCCGGGCCGCTACGACCCCGAACTCCTGGTCCAGCTGTGGCGCAAGGAAAAGGTCACCTTTTCCCATTGCGTGCCAACCATCCTGCAAATGGTCCTCAATGCCAAGGGCGCCCAGGACACCGACTTCGGCGGCTGGAAGATCGTCATCGGCGGCAGCGCCCTGAACCGCAGCCTGTACGAAGCGGCCAAGGCCCGGGGCATCCAGCTCACCGCCGCCTACGGCATGTCGGAAACCGGCCCGCTGGTGTCCTGCGCCCACCTCAACGCGGAACTGATGGCCGGCAGCGAAGACGAACGCACCACCTACCGGATCAAGGCCGGTGTGCCGGGGCCGCTGGTGGAGGCGGCGATTGTCGACGCCGAGGGACGGTTCCTGCCGGCCGATGGCGAGACCCAGGGCGAACTGGTGCTGCGCGCGCCGTGGCTCACCGAGGGCTATTTCAACGAGCCGCAGAAGGGCGCCGAGCTCTGGGCCGGCGGTTGGCTGCACACCGGTGACGTCGCCACGCTCGACAACATGGGCTTCATCGACATCCGCGACCGCATCAAGGACGTGATCAAGACCGGTGGCGAATGGATCTCCTCCCTGGACCTGGAAGACCTCATCAGCCGTCACGCGGCGGTACGTGAAGTAGCAGTGGTCGGCATTCCCGATCCGCAGTGGGGCGAGCGGCCGTTTGCCTTGCTGGTGGTTCGCGAAGGGCATGAGATCGGGGCTCGCGAACTCAAGGAGCACCTCAAGCCGTTCGTTGAGCTGGGGCACTTGAGCAAGTGGGCGATCCCGAGCCAGATCGCCCTTGTTACGGAAATTCCCAAGACCAGCGTCGGCAAGCTCGATAAGAAGCGCATCCGCGTCGACATCACCGAATGGCAGAGCAACAACAGCACCTTCCTCTCCACGCTTTAG